The following are encoded together in the Rhizobium tumorigenes genome:
- a CDS encoding flagellar biosynthetic protein FliO, protein MLDEIAGTYGSRLFVAAGGVAAALLVLVAILWLVRNRAPSPFVRGGKGRQQRLQVLDAAAIDARRRIVLIRRDGVEHLVMIGGPTDIVIESGIGDTSRIAAPAQPIASAPPVQTITAPEPAPRQLEASTEPSPIVGRRREPAALSSPPPAPPVPTTEIERPAAAVSSPVAAPEPRQQFTPLSPTPGPEVETAYVAPRDERPLAASAPVQAMHVEPVVFERQAEADAADILDAARSRVLPAERTRDNRPASAREVMPSAPAPAPMLAQDAYSESYEVPTPEVAQPRKLGSDFERVLEAEMTSNLTAERVVQPIAPPPSVRPELAPRPEPVPPQQRRDPDMAPVVGGDAALQKEVARIFGEMSVNREK, encoded by the coding sequence ATGCTGGACGAGATCGCTGGAACCTATGGCAGCCGCCTGTTCGTCGCAGCCGGCGGCGTAGCGGCCGCCCTCCTCGTGCTGGTCGCTATATTGTGGCTGGTGCGCAACAGGGCGCCCTCGCCATTCGTGCGCGGCGGCAAGGGTCGCCAGCAGCGGCTGCAGGTTCTGGATGCCGCAGCCATCGACGCGAGACGCCGGATCGTCCTCATCCGCCGCGACGGCGTGGAGCATCTCGTCATGATCGGCGGCCCCACCGATATCGTCATCGAAAGCGGTATCGGCGATACATCGAGGATTGCGGCGCCCGCCCAGCCAATCGCCAGCGCCCCGCCCGTCCAAACAATCACGGCTCCGGAACCGGCCCCACGGCAGCTCGAAGCCTCGACGGAACCGTCGCCTATCGTCGGTCGGCGCCGGGAGCCGGCTGCTCTCTCATCCCCGCCACCCGCACCGCCGGTGCCAACAACCGAGATCGAACGACCTGCTGCCGCAGTCTCGTCGCCGGTGGCAGCGCCGGAGCCGAGGCAGCAGTTCACGCCGCTAAGCCCCACGCCTGGGCCGGAGGTCGAGACCGCCTATGTGGCTCCCAGAGACGAGCGCCCGCTTGCGGCTTCAGCACCCGTCCAGGCAATGCACGTGGAACCGGTTGTCTTCGAACGACAGGCGGAGGCGGACGCCGCCGATATTCTCGATGCCGCTCGTAGCCGTGTCCTGCCGGCGGAACGCACAAGGGACAATAGGCCGGCATCTGCGCGCGAGGTAATGCCTTCAGCTCCAGCGCCAGCGCCGATGCTCGCGCAGGATGCCTACAGCGAATCCTATGAAGTCCCGACACCTGAAGTGGCCCAGCCTAGAAAACTCGGCAGCGATTTCGAAAGAGTTTTGGAAGCGGAGATGACCAGCAACCTGACGGCAGAGCGTGTCGTCCAGCCCATAGCGCCGCCACCCTCTGTGCGCCCAGAGCTGGCGCCACGTCCGGAACCCGTTCCGCCGCAGCAGCGCCGCGATCCCGACATGGCGCCGGTTGTCGGCGGCGACGCTGCCCTGCAAAAGGAAGTTGCCCGCATCTTCGGGGAAATGAGCGTCAACCGTGAGAAATAA
- the dksA gene encoding RNA polymerase-binding protein DksA, giving the protein MSEKIDLSSYVPSEDEEFMNVRQKAYFRSKLVVWRTDILREARETLEHLAEESANHPDLADRASSETDRAIELRARDRQRKLISKIDAALSRIDDGTYGYCEETGEPIGLKRLDARPIATLSIEAQERHERREKVYRDE; this is encoded by the coding sequence TTGAGTGAGAAGATCGATCTTAGCAGTTACGTTCCCTCGGAAGACGAGGAGTTCATGAATGTACGGCAGAAGGCTTATTTCCGGTCCAAGTTGGTTGTCTGGAGAACCGATATCCTGAGAGAAGCGCGTGAAACGCTCGAGCATCTCGCTGAGGAAAGCGCCAATCACCCCGATCTCGCCGACCGTGCTTCGTCCGAAACGGACCGGGCCATCGAGCTTCGTGCCCGGGACCGCCAGCGCAAGCTGATTTCCAAGATCGACGCAGCCCTGTCGCGGATCGACGATGGCACTTACGGTTATTGCGAAGAAACGGGTGAGCCGATCGGCCTCAAGCGCCTAGACGCACGCCCGATTGCCACTCTGTCCATCGAAGCGCAGGAACGCCACGAGCGCCGCGAAAAAGTCTACCGCGACGAATAG
- a CDS encoding SixA phosphatase family protein, which produces MTRILPPPSRIYLLRHAEAAQAQPGERDFDRALNDNGFAQAEIVADKAADKGYRPDLVVASTALRCRQTTDAFKRAIGATTEVQYVDGLYDASQETYLDILSAQTGGDSIMLVGHNPIISQVLEALIGHDAMQKSLPGGFPTAGFAVLDSIQSPDGSTATWILSDFIRE; this is translated from the coding sequence ATGACCCGTATTTTGCCGCCACCGTCCCGCATCTACCTGTTGCGACACGCCGAGGCAGCGCAGGCACAGCCGGGCGAGCGCGACTTCGACCGGGCCCTGAATGACAACGGTTTCGCGCAGGCGGAAATCGTCGCCGACAAGGCTGCGGACAAGGGCTACAGGCCGGATCTGGTGGTTGCCTCGACCGCGTTGCGCTGCCGCCAGACCACGGATGCCTTCAAGCGCGCCATCGGCGCCACCACCGAGGTCCAGTATGTCGACGGCCTCTACGACGCCTCGCAGGAGACCTATCTCGACATCCTGTCGGCCCAAACCGGTGGCGACTCCATCATGCTTGTCGGCCATAATCCGATAATTTCGCAGGTGCTTGAGGCCCTGATCGGCCACGATGCGATGCAGAAGTCCCTGCCCGGCGGCTTTCCCACAGCGGGATTCGCCGTCCTTGACTCAATCCAAAGTCCAGACGGTTCGACGGCGACCTGGATTCTCAGCGATTTCATTCGCGAATAG
- a CDS encoding YcjX family protein — MPPSLTSFTDDALIAFDNIADRAANLVNPTIRLGVTGLSRAGKTVFISSLVHNLLNGGRLPLFEAMQSGRISAVRLEQQPDDAVPRFQYEDHIRALVKDRIWPDSTRAISELRITLEYQSASGWNRIFSPGRLSIDIVDYPGEWLLDLPLLAKDYQTFSEETLALAQTGVRAELSREWLARSASTDAASPADEMRARDLAQAFTAYLRACKSDERSLSTLPPGRFLLPGDLDGSPALTFAPLPTPAPGKAGKGSLWAMMERRYEAYKSVVVKPFFREHFARLDRQIVLVDALQAINRGPEAIQDLERALADVLACFRPGTNSFLSSFVGRRIDRVLVAATKADHLHHESHDRLEALTRRLVERATQQIGMTGAGIDVMALASIRATREATVTRDGQVLPVIVGTPIAGETINGDVFDGVRNTAVFPGDLPRDPQQLFALPGTDSDPGPLPDVNVVRFRPPLLDRSPTGVVLSVPHIRLDRAMQFLFGDRLA, encoded by the coding sequence TTGCCGCCGAGCCTCACTTCCTTCACCGACGACGCGCTGATTGCCTTTGACAATATCGCCGACCGGGCTGCCAATCTCGTCAATCCGACCATTCGCCTTGGCGTGACGGGCTTGTCGCGCGCGGGCAAGACGGTTTTCATTTCCTCGCTCGTCCACAACCTCCTGAACGGCGGTCGCCTGCCGCTGTTCGAGGCCATGCAGTCCGGACGCATCTCGGCCGTGCGCCTCGAGCAGCAGCCCGACGATGCCGTCCCGCGCTTCCAGTACGAAGACCACATCCGGGCGCTGGTGAAGGACCGCATCTGGCCGGATTCGACGCGTGCGATTTCCGAATTGCGCATCACGCTGGAATACCAGAGCGCCAGCGGCTGGAACCGTATTTTCTCCCCCGGCCGGCTGTCGATCGATATCGTCGATTACCCCGGCGAGTGGCTGCTCGATCTGCCGCTGCTTGCCAAGGACTACCAGACCTTCAGCGAGGAGACGCTGGCTTTGGCGCAAACCGGCGTCCGAGCCGAATTGTCCCGGGAGTGGCTGGCGCGCTCCGCCTCCACGGATGCGGCGTCTCCTGCCGACGAAATGCGCGCCCGCGATCTGGCCCAGGCGTTCACCGCCTATCTTCGCGCCTGCAAATCGGATGAACGCTCCCTCTCTACCTTGCCACCGGGACGTTTCCTGCTCCCCGGCGATCTCGACGGATCGCCGGCGCTGACGTTTGCCCCTTTGCCGACACCTGCGCCGGGCAAGGCTGGCAAGGGCTCGCTTTGGGCGATGATGGAGCGGCGCTACGAGGCTTACAAGTCCGTGGTCGTCAAACCGTTCTTCCGCGAACACTTCGCCCGGCTGGACCGGCAGATCGTCCTCGTCGATGCCTTGCAGGCCATCAATCGCGGCCCCGAGGCAATCCAGGACCTCGAGCGGGCGCTGGCCGACGTGCTGGCCTGTTTCCGCCCCGGCACGAACAGCTTCCTCTCCTCCTTTGTCGGCCGCCGCATCGACCGGGTGCTGGTTGCAGCCACCAAGGCCGACCACCTCCACCATGAAAGCCACGACCGGCTGGAGGCCCTCACCCGCCGTCTCGTCGAGAGGGCAACCCAGCAGATCGGCATGACCGGTGCCGGCATCGACGTGATGGCGCTGGCCTCGATCCGGGCCACCCGCGAGGCTACGGTCACGCGCGACGGACAGGTGCTCCCGGTGATCGTCGGAACGCCCATTGCCGGCGAGACGATCAATGGCGACGTCTTCGATGGTGTCCGTAATACCGCCGTCTTCCCCGGCGACCTGCCCCGCGATCCGCAGCAATTGTTCGCGCTTCCCGGAACCGACAGCGACCCCGGTCCGCTGCCGGATGTCAACGTCGTGCGCTTTCGGCCACCGCTGCTCGACCGTTCACCGACCGGCGTGGTTCTCTCGGTGCCGCACATCCGGCTCGACCGCGCCATGCAGTTCCTGTTCGGAGACCGCCTCGCATGA
- a CDS encoding YcjF family protein, whose product MTQPIENDPPHSSRSPAAFSMEPEPPATDSRQAMPARRPQSFDADIVLTPDEEDPFLNPSSSLEGTLPSLKPRRRFSFAKVALSAFGILLSLAFGLWTDELIRNLFTRADWLGYTALTVLGIGILAVIGMVVRETAGMMRLATVHAIRAEAEAAALEVKPARARALVDRLSTLFAAKPATARGRAALKATEGDIIDTPGLISLAERELLGPLDRDARALILTASRRVSVVTAVSPRAIVDLLYVLFESTRLVRAMADLYGGRPGTLGMLKLMRDVVAHLAVTGSIAVGDGLVQQIVGHGLASKLSARLGEGVVNGLMTARIGIAAMDLCRPLPFRALKRPGIGDFIGDLSPGAAKRQP is encoded by the coding sequence ATGACCCAACCGATCGAAAACGATCCGCCGCATTCCTCCCGCAGTCCGGCAGCCTTCTCGATGGAACCGGAGCCGCCGGCGACCGATTCCCGTCAGGCCATGCCAGCGCGCCGTCCGCAAAGCTTCGACGCAGACATCGTCCTCACCCCTGACGAGGAGGATCCCTTCCTCAATCCGTCGTCGTCTCTCGAAGGTACGCTGCCGAGCCTCAAGCCCCGCCGCCGCTTTTCCTTTGCCAAGGTTGCGCTCAGTGCGTTCGGCATCCTGCTTTCCTTGGCCTTCGGCCTGTGGACGGATGAGCTGATCCGCAATCTCTTCACCCGCGCCGACTGGCTGGGCTACACTGCGTTGACCGTGCTTGGCATCGGCATCCTCGCGGTGATCGGAATGGTCGTCCGCGAAACCGCCGGCATGATGCGGCTGGCAACGGTACACGCCATCCGCGCCGAGGCGGAGGCCGCAGCGCTGGAGGTAAAACCTGCGCGTGCCCGGGCGCTGGTCGATCGGCTTTCGACGCTGTTTGCCGCCAAGCCTGCGACAGCCAGGGGCCGCGCCGCACTGAAGGCGACGGAAGGCGATATCATCGATACGCCGGGCCTGATTTCGCTTGCGGAGCGTGAACTGCTGGGGCCGCTGGACCGCGACGCACGGGCGCTGATCCTCACCGCCTCCAGGCGCGTCTCGGTCGTCACCGCCGTCAGCCCGCGTGCGATCGTCGACCTGCTCTACGTGCTTTTCGAATCCACCCGGCTGGTGCGCGCCATGGCCGACCTTTATGGCGGCAGGCCTGGAACACTGGGCATGTTGAAGCTGATGCGCGATGTTGTCGCCCACCTGGCGGTCACCGGCTCGATCGCCGTCGGCGACGGCCTCGTCCAGCAGATCGTCGGCCATGGGCTGGCCTCGAAACTCTCGGCCCGGCTCGGCGAAGGCGTCGTCAACGGGCTGATGACGGCCCGCATCGGCATTGCTGCGATGGACCTCTGCCGCCCGCTGCCATTCCGGGCATTGAAGCGCCCGGGCATTGGCGATTTCATCGGCGACCTCTCGCCTGGTGCGGCCAAAAGGCAGCCCTGA
- the folK gene encoding 2-amino-4-hydroxy-6-hydroxymethyldihydropteridine diphosphokinase — MPETDFTTAMLGLGGNIADPVRAMATALQSLDRRADCSIVAVSKLYRTPPWGKTDQAFFFNACAAISTSLPPETLLDVCLDIERGMKRERIERWGPRTIDIDILTYGAVRLDTSKLQIPHARMTERGFVLMPLADIAADLVVAGNTVTAWLANADIGGIEVADADVGWWQRR, encoded by the coding sequence TTGCCTGAGACTGATTTCACCACCGCAATGCTTGGTCTTGGCGGCAATATTGCCGATCCGGTCCGGGCGATGGCCACGGCCTTACAATCCCTCGACCGGCGCGCCGATTGCAGCATCGTCGCGGTGTCGAAACTCTACCGCACGCCGCCGTGGGGGAAGACGGACCAGGCGTTCTTTTTCAACGCCTGCGCGGCGATCAGCACTTCGCTTCCACCGGAGACCTTGCTCGACGTCTGTCTCGATATCGAGCGCGGCATGAAGCGGGAGCGGATCGAGCGCTGGGGACCCCGGACGATCGACATCGATATCCTCACCTACGGGGCTGTGAGGCTCGATACCTCAAAGTTGCAGATCCCGCACGCCCGCATGACCGAGCGCGGCTTCGTGCTTATGCCGCTTGCGGATATTGCAGCAGACCTGGTGGTGGCCGGAAACACCGTTACGGCATGGCTTGCAAACGCCGATATCGGCGGCATCGAAGTAGCGGATGCAGATGTCGGCTGGTGGCAACGCAGGTAG
- the folB gene encoding dihydroneopterin aldolase, whose amino-acid sequence MSGIYTITLQNCAFFARHGVHDEEEFLGQRFFVDAELDVAAGEALVTDSIDGTVNYGVAFTVIEEIVTGKRRYLIEALALDVAKGLCEKFPQIKRVKVTVRKPNAPVPGVLDYVQVSIEHFA is encoded by the coding sequence ATGAGCGGTATCTACACCATCACCCTGCAGAACTGTGCATTCTTTGCCCGCCACGGCGTTCACGACGAGGAGGAGTTTTTGGGACAACGATTCTTCGTCGACGCCGAACTCGACGTCGCCGCCGGCGAGGCGCTGGTGACGGATTCGATCGACGGCACCGTCAACTACGGCGTCGCCTTCACCGTCATCGAGGAAATCGTCACCGGCAAGCGTCGCTACCTGATCGAGGCGCTGGCGCTCGACGTGGCCAAGGGCCTGTGCGAAAAGTTTCCGCAGATCAAGCGCGTCAAGGTCACCGTCCGCAAGCCGAACGCACCTGTCCCGGGCGTTCTCGACTACGTTCAAGTGAGCATCGAGCATTTTGCCTGA
- the folP gene encoding dihydropteroate synthase, translated as MRDKIWHVGHGRRLDLSRSAIMAIVNITPDSFSDGGRFQSVDAAVSHALACVAEGADIVDIGGESTRPGAEPVSAAEEQARVLPVIEALRGKTEALISVDTYRAETARLAVAAGAHIVNDVFGLQREPDIAALAAESGAGLCIMHTGRERRKLPDVIADQVVFLERSLKIADAAGVDRSKIVLDPGFGFAKDGDENLELMMRFAELKRFGLPLLAGTSRKRFIGQLTGREAEERDAGTVATTVLLRMQGAAIFRVHNVAINRDALAVVDAMLEMQAKSGIKTS; from the coding sequence ATGCGCGATAAAATCTGGCATGTGGGCCATGGTCGTCGTCTTGATCTCAGCCGCAGCGCGATCATGGCGATCGTCAACATCACACCGGACTCCTTTTCCGACGGCGGCCGTTTCCAGTCCGTCGATGCGGCAGTCTCCCATGCGCTTGCCTGTGTCGCCGAGGGTGCTGACATCGTCGACATCGGTGGCGAATCTACGAGGCCGGGCGCCGAACCCGTCAGCGCCGCAGAGGAGCAGGCTCGGGTGCTGCCGGTGATCGAAGCCCTGCGCGGCAAGACCGAGGCGCTGATCTCCGTCGATACTTACAGGGCAGAGACGGCGCGGCTGGCAGTTGCCGCCGGTGCCCACATCGTCAACGACGTATTCGGGCTGCAGCGCGAACCGGATATTGCAGCACTTGCCGCCGAAAGCGGTGCCGGCCTCTGCATCATGCACACCGGTCGCGAACGTCGGAAACTGCCGGACGTTATCGCTGACCAAGTGGTGTTTCTCGAGCGATCGCTGAAAATTGCCGATGCTGCCGGGGTCGATCGCAGCAAGATCGTGCTCGATCCCGGCTTCGGTTTTGCCAAGGACGGCGATGAAAACCTGGAACTCATGATGCGGTTTGCCGAGCTGAAGCGATTTGGTCTTCCGCTCCTCGCAGGCACATCGCGAAAGCGCTTCATCGGCCAGTTGACCGGACGGGAGGCGGAGGAGCGGGATGCAGGGACGGTTGCAACAACGGTGCTGCTCAGAATGCAGGGCGCCGCGATTTTCCGCGTGCATAATGTCGCAATCAACAGGGACGCACTTGCCGTCGTCGATGCTATGCTGGAGATGCAGGCGAAATCAGGAATAAAAACATCATGA
- a CDS encoding DUF922 domain-containing Zn-dependent protease codes for MPTASRFACLPLAVLLSCGVLRSAEAEVVAHKTFSYFDISGNTADELDAALNAGGPTAMGASSRHPGATRIRFGGQATYVESGGRCHIGGARVTVDIVVILPRWRDRRHAQPRLSAVWDRLSADIKRHEERHAEIARSHARSLEKAILSLPAERTCDLLQDKVSGESVRNTVLHDQDQARFDRVEATNFQNRMQRLAHRRHGEKSEKME; via the coding sequence ATGCCGACTGCATCGCGCTTTGCTTGCCTCCCACTCGCCGTTTTGCTGTCATGCGGCGTCTTGCGGAGCGCAGAAGCGGAGGTGGTCGCGCACAAGACCTTTTCGTATTTCGATATCAGTGGCAACACGGCCGACGAACTCGACGCGGCGCTCAATGCCGGCGGCCCAACGGCGATGGGCGCCAGCAGCCGCCATCCCGGTGCAACGCGTATCCGCTTCGGTGGCCAGGCGACCTATGTGGAGAGCGGCGGCCGCTGCCATATCGGCGGCGCCCGGGTCACGGTGGACATCGTCGTCATCCTGCCGCGCTGGCGGGATCGCCGTCACGCGCAGCCCCGTCTTTCCGCCGTCTGGGACAGGCTATCGGCCGACATCAAACGCCACGAGGAGCGTCATGCCGAGATTGCGAGGTCGCATGCACGCAGCCTGGAGAAGGCCATCCTCTCGCTGCCAGCAGAGCGGACCTGCGACTTGCTGCAGGACAAGGTGAGCGGCGAATCAGTGCGCAACACCGTCCTGCACGATCAGGATCAGGCACGGTTCGACCGCGTCGAGGCTACAAACTTCCAGAACCGCATGCAGCGTCTCGCTCATCGCCGCCACGGCGAAAAATCGGAAAAGATGGAGTAA
- a CDS encoding 2Fe-2S iron-sulfur cluster-binding protein: MTKLTIVAFDGARFDFDADEGSTVMENAVRNSVPGIEAECGGACACATCHVYVDDAWIEQAGPPAAMEEDMLDFAFDVRPSSRLSCQIKLTSALDGLVVHVPERQA; the protein is encoded by the coding sequence ATGACCAAACTGACAATCGTTGCTTTCGACGGCGCGCGTTTCGACTTCGATGCCGACGAAGGCTCGACCGTGATGGAAAACGCGGTGCGCAATTCCGTGCCCGGCATCGAAGCTGAGTGTGGCGGCGCCTGCGCCTGCGCCACCTGTCATGTCTACGTCGACGATGCCTGGATAGAGCAGGCGGGACCGCCGGCCGCGATGGAAGAAGATATGCTCGATTTCGCCTTCGATGTCAGGCCGAGCTCGAGGCTTTCCTGTCAGATCAAGCTGACGTCGGCGCTGGACGGTCTCGTTGTTCATGTGCCGGAGCGCCAAGCCTGA